ATACGTTTACATAGTATCTAAGATGGGCTGGCTGTCAATCGGTGATTTGCGATTTGTGGTGAGTTTCGTCCGAGGCTGCAGGATATTATATATCAATATGTTATATGAGACAGCGCCATCTAACTATCCACTGAATAGCGCTGTTGGGTGCTGGGGGTGGCACCGCCCACCGTACTTGAAACGAACTTGGAAGTGGTCCTCTACGCGCCCTCGACATGGCGATGGATGAGGCGGAAGTCACGTCATCGGAATCGCAGTGATTCGAGCGTCTTGAATTTGAGGCCTGCGGTCAACGGTTTGGGCACCGTACTTCTTCGGGCATACCTGGCGTTCTGTGTCATTTGCCAGGCCGCCTCATTTGTTGACGGGTGTCAGCAAGCGGCTATATTTAGCGCGTGACACAGAAAGTGGCCCAGTGGTCTAGTGGTCCCGTGGTCGAGTGTCTCGGCTTTGCGGCACTTGATTCCTTTTCCCATTTGCCCCTTTATCCCTACCCTTTTCCATGCTGAAAGGCAACGTCACTATCGGCGGCCTGGTTGGGCTTCACGCCCGACCCGCATCGAGCTTCGTCCAGTTGTCGGAGCATTACTCGTCCGAAATCCGCCTGGTTAAGGATGGGATGCGCGTGAACGGGAAGTCCATCCTGGCCATTCTGACTTTGGCCGCATCCAAAGGGAGTGTCGTGGTGCTTGAGGTCCAAGGTGAGGATGAGCGCGAGGCATTCGGAGTGCTGAAGAAGAAGCTTGAAACACTCGACCAGGATGGCGGTTAGAATGCAAAAGAGCTTCCGGGGTGTGGCGGTCTCTCCGGGGTTTGCGCAAGGCGTATCCCAGGTCTATCGGCCGTACACGCCCGCACCGAAGGAAGTTGTGCTCGGCCCGGGGCAGGTTGCCGACGAGTTGAAGCGATTCCGCCAGGCGCTGCATGCGGCGGAACGGGAGTTGCACACGCTCCATACGCAGGTGAAGCGTGATCTCGGCCCCGACTTCGCCGACTTCATCGAGGTTCAGCTCACGCTGCTCCACGACGAGGAAGTCGTCAAGAACACCGAGGCGTTCATCCGCGAGGCCTTGCGGAACGCGGAGTTCGCTTACTCCCAGACCGTGAAATTGATGTCGGAGCCGGTCGCCAAGTCCGAGGTCCCGTTATTCAAGGAACGAATGTTGGACATCGCTGATGTGTCGAACCGGGTCATGCGCCACCTGCTGGGTGATGACTCGCGTTCGTTGCTTGAGGTCGCGCCGGGCACCGTGATCTTCGCCCACGACCTGCCGCCGTCGGAGGCGGCGTTGCTCGACCCGCGCCGGGTCGTGGGTCTCGTGCTTGAGGCCGGGGGCAAGACTTCGCATACCGCCATCATGGCCAAGGCTAAGGAGATTCCCGCGGTCATGGGAGCCGGGACTGTCTGTGAGGCGGTGACCGACGGTCTTCGGGTCTTCGTGGACGGGTTTCGTGGGGTTGCGATTATCAACCCGACCAAGAGTCGGCTGCGTGCGTATGAAGACGAGATTGAGCGCCGGCGGGCATTCCGTGAGTCGCTAAGCGCCCTCGCAACGACTCCGCCGGTCACTGTGGACGGCAGGACAATCGACCTGTCTGCCAACATCGAGTTCATCGCCGAGGCCAAAGCCGCAAAGCGGTACGGCGCGCGTGGGGTCGGGCTGTTTCGCACCGAGTACATGTACCTGGCCAAGCGCAGGCAACCGACCGAGGAAGAGCAGTTCCTGGTCTACTCCGAAGTCGCGAAGATGTTCAAGCCGTACCCGGTCATCATCCGTACGTTTGACCTCGGTGGCGACAAAGTGCTGGCCGGATACACCGAAGCGAATCCTTTTCTGGGTTTGCGTGCTATACGTTTGACACTTAACAGATTAGACCTGTTCGGAGACCAGCTCCGCGCAATCCTGCGTGCTTCGGCGTTCGGCAATGTGAAGGTGATGTTCCCCATGGTTTCGACCATCGAGGAGCTGCGCCGGGGCAAGTTGGAGGTTGAACGGGCGAAGGGGGTTCTGAAGGCGAGAGGGGTTGACTTCGATCCGGACTTTGAGGTGGGGGTGATGGTCGAGACGCCGTCTGCGGCAATCATGGCCGACCGGTTGGCGCGCGAGTGCAGCTTCCTGTCAATCGGGTCCAACGATCTCACCCAGTACACGCTCGCAGTGGACCGGGGCAATGAACACGTGGCCAAGCTGTTCGACCATATGCACCCGGCGGTGCTGCATCTTATCAAGCAGACCGTTGACGCCGCGCACCAGCAGGGGATTTGGGTCGGCATGTGCGGCGAGTTTGCGTCAGACCTGCTAGGCATGCTGGTGCTCCTCGGTATGGGCGTTGACGAGATGTCGGTGTCTCCGGGCATGATTCCCGAAGCCAAAGGCATCATCCGCAATATTGATGGCGGGGTCGCGGCCGAGATTGTGGCCCAGGCGTTGAAACTGGGCACCGCGCTCGAGGTTCAGCGTCTGCTCCGGCGCGAGATGGACCGGAAGTTCCCGCATCTCGCCGGGTTCCAGTTCGAGGAAAACAAAGGGAAGTGACGATTGTCGAGTGACGAATGACTAGCGGAACTGACCGGATGCTGGAGTTGGTGATGAGCCTGCCGGACCAGATAGCGTCCGGCGCCAAGGCAGCTTGCTCGGTCCGGATCGGCCGTGCCGGCCGGTTCGACGCGGTGGCGGTAGCCGGCATGGGTGGATCAGGAATCGGTGCGAGAATCGTGCAGGGGTTGCTGCTGGACGAGTGCCGCCTACCGGTGTTTGTCTGCAACGACTACGACATTCACGCCGCGGTCTCCGCCAAGACCTTGTTTGTAGCAGTCAGCTACTCGGGCAATACGGAAGAGACACTGTCCGCATATGCGCAGGCTCGGAAACGAGGCTGCCGGATCATCGCCGTCACCAGCGGCGGCGAGCTGGGTCGCCTGGCGTCAGGCGCCGGCGAACCGATCATACCGGTCCCGTCCGGCATGCCTCCGAGAGCGGCGCTGGGACACCTGTTTTCGACATTGCTCGTGAGTCTTGAGCGGCTACGGGTCTGCAATAGTCAACAGGCCGGACTCGAGGAGGCGGCGCGACTGATGCGAAAGAGGCGTCGGTCTTGGCTGACAAAGGCTGGCACCATTGCCAAACATGTGCAGGACCGGCTGCCAATCGTCTATTCGACCAGCCGGTTGCTCGACGCAGTGGCGGACCGCTGGCGCTGCCAACTCAATGAGAATGCTGGCGTGCTGTGTCACACCAACTGCTTCCCGGAGCACAATCACAACGAGATCGTAGGGATGGGCCGTCCCAGACATCCGGGACGGAATGCGGTCGTGGTTGCCCTGCTTGACCGCGGCACACATCCGCGCACCCGGCTTCGACTCGAGTCCGTGCTCGATATCACGGAGACGGCATACCATCTGGCCATGCGGCTGGAGAGCGAGGGACGGTCGCGCCTGGCCCGGGTGTTCTCGCTCATAATGCTCGGTGACCTTGTCTCGGTCGAAATGGCGCGACTGAATGGCAAGGACGCGATGGAGATTGAGCGGATCGATGAATTGAAGCGTCGCATGACGCAGAAGCGAGGTTGAACCGTGCAGTTCAAGGCAGTGATTCCCGCCGCGGGAGAGGGCAGGCGACTGAAGCCGCATACTCATACCACTCCGAAGATACTTCTTCAGGTAGCCGGCAAGCCGATTATCGGCCACATCATGGACAGGCTGCTTCCCGCCCGGCCGGACGAGGTGATTGTCGTGGTCGGGGCGCAGGGCGACCAGGTCAAGCACTACCTGACGAGCGAGTACCGCTGTCCGTTCCGGTTCCTGCAGCAGACCGACCCGCGGGGGCTCGGTGATGCAGTCTACCGGGCCAAAGAATCATTTTCCGGCGAGCCGGTATTGGTCCTGCTGGGGGATACGATCGTCGACCTCGACATGTCCAGGATGGTCGGCCGCGGCAACCTCATCGGCGTCAAGGAGGTCGCGGACCCGCGCCGGTTCGGGGTGGTCGAACTCAGGGATGGATACGTGAGCCGGTTCGTGGAGAAGCCGGACCGACCTCAAAGCAATCTGGCCATCGTCGGCGTCTACTTCTTCCGGGAATCAGGCCACCTGTTCGATGCGCTGGGACGCCTCATCGCTCAGGGACGCACGACCAAAGGCGAGTTCCAGCTCACCGATGCTCTTCAGTTGATGGTCAATGACGGCACGAAGATACGTACGCGCACCATCAAACAGTGGCTGGACTGCGGCACGCGTGAGGCGATGCTCGAGACCAACCGATATCTCCTGACGAAGGAAGGTCACTACAAGTCGAGGGCCGGAACGGTGATCATCCCGCCGGTGTTCATCCACGACCGTGCGAGGATAC
This bacterium DNA region includes the following protein-coding sequences:
- the ptsP gene encoding phosphoenolpyruvate--protein phosphotransferase, producing the protein MQKSFRGVAVSPGFAQGVSQVYRPYTPAPKEVVLGPGQVADELKRFRQALHAAERELHTLHTQVKRDLGPDFADFIEVQLTLLHDEEVVKNTEAFIREALRNAEFAYSQTVKLMSEPVAKSEVPLFKERMLDIADVSNRVMRHLLGDDSRSLLEVAPGTVIFAHDLPPSEAALLDPRRVVGLVLEAGGKTSHTAIMAKAKEIPAVMGAGTVCEAVTDGLRVFVDGFRGVAIINPTKSRLRAYEDEIERRRAFRESLSALATTPPVTVDGRTIDLSANIEFIAEAKAAKRYGARGVGLFRTEYMYLAKRRQPTEEEQFLVYSEVAKMFKPYPVIIRTFDLGGDKVLAGYTEANPFLGLRAIRLTLNRLDLFGDQLRAILRASAFGNVKVMFPMVSTIEELRRGKLEVERAKGVLKARGVDFDPDFEVGVMVETPSAAIMADRLARECSFLSIGSNDLTQYTLAVDRGNEHVAKLFDHMHPAVLHLIKQTVDAAHQQGIWVGMCGEFASDLLGMLVLLGMGVDEMSVSPGMIPEAKGIIRNIDGGVAAEIVAQALKLGTALEVQRLLRREMDRKFPHLAGFQFEENKGK
- a CDS encoding sugar phosphate nucleotidyltransferase codes for the protein MQFKAVIPAAGEGRRLKPHTHTTPKILLQVAGKPIIGHIMDRLLPARPDEVIVVVGAQGDQVKHYLTSEYRCPFRFLQQTDPRGLGDAVYRAKESFSGEPVLVLLGDTIVDLDMSRMVGRGNLIGVKEVADPRRFGVVELRDGYVSRFVEKPDRPQSNLAIVGVYFFRESGHLFDALGRLIAQGRTTKGEFQLTDALQLMVNDGTKIRTRTIKQWLDCGTREAMLETNRYLLTKEGHYKSRAGTVIIPPVFIHDRARIQSSIIGPNASIGADADIQSSIIWDSIVNQRVVVRHTLLEGSILGENSVVRDSPRRLNLGGFSELEMG
- a CDS encoding HPr family phosphocarrier protein, whose protein sequence is MLKGNVTIGGLVGLHARPASSFVQLSEHYSSEIRLVKDGMRVNGKSILAILTLAASKGSVVVLEVQGEDEREAFGVLKKKLETLDQDGG
- a CDS encoding bifunctional phosphoglucose/phosphomannose isomerase produces the protein MTSGTDRMLELVMSLPDQIASGAKAACSVRIGRAGRFDAVAVAGMGGSGIGARIVQGLLLDECRLPVFVCNDYDIHAAVSAKTLFVAVSYSGNTEETLSAYAQARKRGCRIIAVTSGGELGRLASGAGEPIIPVPSGMPPRAALGHLFSTLLVSLERLRVCNSQQAGLEEAARLMRKRRRSWLTKAGTIAKHVQDRLPIVYSTSRLLDAVADRWRCQLNENAGVLCHTNCFPEHNHNEIVGMGRPRHPGRNAVVVALLDRGTHPRTRLRLESVLDITETAYHLAMRLESEGRSRLARVFSLIMLGDLVSVEMARLNGKDAMEIERIDELKRRMTQKRG